From Xiphophorus hellerii strain 12219 chromosome 6, Xiphophorus_hellerii-4.1, whole genome shotgun sequence, the proteins below share one genomic window:
- the tmub1 gene encoding transmembrane and ubiquitin-like domain-containing protein 1, whose amino-acid sequence MALIEGVGDEVMLLFGSLLLLMVLLLAWVSTRTAEPPEQLFPGHSPSPQDTPLSSIASVGDGALSEAPPTGPSPREEAEPEAGDGARRRGAEGSMVVRLKFLNDTERTAQVQPHDTIGYIKRTYFAGQEQQVRLIYQGQLLQDDAQTLASLNLAHNCVLHCHISQSVAAGVAGGPRPADQVQVALNVGSLMVPLLVLMLSVLWYCQIQYRQFFTAPATASLVGITIFLSLVAFGVYRR is encoded by the exons ATGGCTCTGATCGAAGGCGTGGGGGACGAGGTGATGCTGCTGTTCGgctcgctgctgctgctgatggtgCTGCTGCTCGCCTGGGTCTCCACCCGCACCGCCGAGCCCCCGGAGCAGCTGTTCCCAGGACACTCCCCCTCCCCACAGGACACGCCCCTCTCCTCCATCGCCTCTGTGGGTGACGGCGCTCTGTCCGAGGCTCCGCCCACCGGCCCGTCCCCCCGGGAGGAGGCGGAGCCCGAGGCGGGAGACGGGGCGAGGCGGCGGGGAGCGGAGGGGAGCATGGTGGTTCGCCTGAAGTTCCTCAACGACACGGAGAGAACGGCCCAGGTCCAACCGCACGACACCATCGGCTACATCAAACG AACCTACTTTGCGGGTCAGGAGCAGCAGGTGCGTCTCATCTACCAGGGCCAGCTGCTGCAGGACGACGCCCAGACGCTGGCCTCGCTCAACCTGGCCCATAACTGCGTCCTGCACTGCCACATCTCCCAGAGCGTGGCGGCGGGGGTGGCGGGGGGCCCGCGGCCCGCCGACCAGGTCCAGGTGGCGCTGAACGTGGGCAGCCTGATGGTCccgctgctggttctgatgctgTCCGTGCTGTGGTACTGTCAGATCCAGTACCGGCAGTTCTTCACGGCGCCGGCCACCGCCTCGCTGGTCGGCATCACCATCTTCCTCAGCCTGGTGGCCTTCGGCGTCTACCGCCGCTAG